Proteins co-encoded in one Panulirus ornatus isolate Po-2019 chromosome 68, ASM3632096v1, whole genome shotgun sequence genomic window:
- the LOC139747315 gene encoding uncharacterized protein, with the protein MTSVGVVLVLAAVLVVSVEARVRSRVPHEPSRPTNVRHLLGGGRKLRSLEDRRGAGGVVVTDPTPLLLAEVVRELGGDERGPCHVLIYYDPQAAPSEELASLRAALDAPVILVDVSKLKFPLITRVRRRVPLLDLLSHRPDNRCRLMVAWASTNYQRGLLLMARAEPGVLSFRDTLVLAVNDQRLDRFIPKLRRRVLVKRRSSRRGRGRREVRPARYLVEGACEMCRRYSLTRLGEWHHPGGWTWGGATPRGQALSGSDLIVSYTPSVPNIFPVLAGEETRLEGVELRLLQHAAKALNFSYRLVMPADGEWGRKVNGTWTGKVGEVVGRRADLALGGLVYTEERDSVGEYSILFHNELWGIVCPLSTRLPVWPYIMFPFRAEAAPSVFTFLVVLHLMAFLVGTLVGSQERSGPMDPLTQSLVRAIRAGVSLYLRLMACLYFWNLYYCIIKPKYDPPVRTSTALLRSGYSWGLVTGTTVPGVLASSQDPAHRDLAAGATPLTSIHEGFRRLREESLCLVGVPKRYARATIATRHTTECGEPGLQVSTEDLNTVLGGWMMPRGSPLLLHINPVIRRLQSFGLLEHWRRELHELLITRAPRDLPCLNPPLAALALADLRLAFLVVLCGWGLACLVFLGELVTHVINDPSGERTVMRRDTDVDTNDPTPPTARVPFILRRWITLLSPAPVVSLSAKEATFRRHLNSVLREMWNVTPP; encoded by the coding sequence ATGACCTCTGTCggtgtggttttggtgttggCGGCGGTGTTGGTCGTATCGGTGGAGGCGCGGGTTCGGAGTCGGGTTCCTCATGAGCCCTCACGACCCACTAACGTGCGGCACCTGTTGGGAGGCGGGCGAAAGTTGCGGTCCCTGGAGGATAGGCGTGGTGCAGGCGGTGTGGTGGTAACGGACCCGACGCCGTTGTTACTAGCTGAGGTTGTGCGGGAGCTGGGAGGCGACGAGCGGGGTCCCTGTCATGTCCTTATTTACTACGACCCTCAAGCTGCGCCATCCGAGGAACTGGCTAGCCTACGGGCCGCCCTAGACGCACCTGTTATCCTGGTGGATGTTAGTAAGCTGAAGTTCCCGCTCATCACCAGGGTTCGTCGGCGGGTGCCTCTCTTGGACCTTCTCTCCCACCGACCCGACAATCGGTGCCGTCTCATGGTGGCTTGGGCCTCCACCAACTACCAGAGGGGCCTTCTGCTGATGGCTCGGGCCGAGCCGGGGGTCCTTAGTTTCAGAGACACACTCGTCCTAGCCGTTAACGACCAGCGGCTCGACCGCTTCATCCCAAAGCTACGTCGCCGTGTGCTGGTGAAGCGGCGGAGTTCGCGCAGAGGCCGCGGCCGGCGGGAGGTGCGACCCGCAAGGTACCTGGTAGAGGGGGCTTGTGAAATGTGTCGGCGGTACTCTCTTACACGCCTGGGAGAGTGGCACCACCCTGGAGGTTGGACCTGGGGAGGAGCCACACCCAGGGGCCAGGCACTGTCTGGTTCTGACCTGATTGTTTCCTATACCCCTTCAGTACCCAACATATTCCCAGTGTTGGCAGGCGAGGAGACGCGTCTGGAAGGAGTCGAGCTACGACTTTTGCAACATGCTGCCAAGGCCCTCAACTTTAGCTACCGCCTTGTGATGCCGGCGGATGGGGAGTGGGGCCGCAAAGTAAATGGCACATGGACGGGCAAGGTAGGCGAGGTAGTAGGCCGGCGGGCGGATTTGGCATTAGGTGGGTTGGTGTATACGGAGGAGAGAGACTCTGTTGGGGAGTATTCTATCTTGTTCCACAACGAACTATGGGGCATTGTTTGTCCTCTTTCAACCCGTCTGCCGGTCTGGCCCTACATTATGTTCCCCTTCAGAGCAGAGGCAGCGCCCTCCGTGTTCACCTTCCTGGTAGTGCTGCATTTGATGGCTTTCCTAGTGGGGACACTGGTGGGGTCGCAAGAGCGTAGTGGTCCCATGGACCCCCTGACACAGTCTCTAGTCAGAGCCATCCGGGCTGGAGTCTCTCTCTACCTGCGCCTGATGGCCTGCCTTTACTTCTGGAACCTCTACTACTGTATCATCAAGCCCAAGTATGACCCACCTGTGCGCACGTCAACAGCTCTGCTGCGGTCGGGTTATTCGTGGGGTTTGGTGACTGGCACCACCGTCCCAGGTGTGCTGGCTTCCTCTCAGGACCCCGCTCACAGGGATCTCGCTGCTGGAGCTACACCCCTCACCTCTATCCACGAAGGCTTCCGCCGTCTCCGTGAGGAGAGCCTCTGTCTCGTTGGCGTGCCCAAGAGGTACGCCCGCGCTACCATcgccacacgccacaccacagagtGTGGAGAGCCGGGTTTGCAGGTTAGCACTGAGGACCTCAATACTGTGTTGGGTGGATGGATGATGCCTCGTGggtcacccctcctcctccacattaaCCCCGTCATCAGACGCTTACAAAGCTTCGGCCTCTTAGAGCACTGGCGCCGGGAGTTGCACGAACTGCTTATCACACGAGCCCCAAGGGACCTTCCATGCCTCAATCCACCACTGGCTGCCCTCGCCCTCGCCGATCTACGACTTGCCTTCCTCGTTGTGCTTTGTGGATGGGGCTTGGCGTGCCTCGTGTTTTTGGGCGAGCTGGTGACGCATGTTATCAATGACCCAAGTGGAGAGCGGACAGTCATGCGACGTGACACAGACGTCGATACCAATGACCCAACACCTCCCACCGCACGCGTGCCTTTTATTCTGCGTCGTTGGATAACCCTTCTGTCCCCAGCGCCTGTCGTCAGCTTAAGTGCCAAAGAGGCAACTTTCCGAAGGCATCTTAATTCCGTTCTGCGAGAAATGTGGAACGTCACGCCACCATGA